A region of Asterias amurensis chromosome 22, ASM3211899v1 DNA encodes the following proteins:
- the LOC139954069 gene encoding uncharacterized protein, whose product MASTRTQFGRFLWSIGKIFATLLVFEVYSLQHVDAELTVLSVKGKSASQSKTYLYDDLRADKAVDGSTTTYFRSGASDPHPWWRVDFDTNYDLGSITVTLRAGCCGDDFIGAVARAGLSPNVTDNQQCGLPATVEQSQPGAVITFICDPSMTAKYVSLDIANGYRVDLHIAEVTVQLTTGPDLPLIGYPTSQHATRGDHLLASSAIDGQINIWSETKSQINPWWRLDLGDEHLIGRVNVTPRADCCGNRFIGVTVRAGVNLTHTKNQQCGSPATAEQSVEGVMVGFKCDPPAKARYVSLDINDRGKLDIAEVTVEEYSADVGNSLTTIPVDPTTEERETTTKAVTTITGTVGAVTAEEQIPTKAVTTVTGTVAVTTVEGDTPTKGVTSAVPTTAEVTVISQSQTKVVDYPKSRSANFNRIYKGSSIGNPDPLSTEVAWNLKRCAARCVVHDLCYIFDFAPRTGRCHLYKLLDKVIPKHDSDFYIYELAKCLSELSICKN is encoded by the exons ATGGCATCGACTCGAACCCAGTTTGGTCGTTTTCTTTGGAGTATAGGGAAGATTTTTGCGACACTCTTGGTGTTTGAGGTGTACAGCCTTCAACATGTGGACGCCGAACTAACTG TTCTTTCCGTCAAAGGAAAGTCAGCATCACAAAGCAAAACTTACTTATACGACGACTTAAGAGCAGACAAGGCTGTGGATGGCAGCACAACTACTTACTTCAGATCCG GGGCGTCAGACCCACATCCTTGGTGGAGAGTAGATTTTGATACAAACTACGATCTGGGTAGCATCACAGTTACATTAAGAGCAGGCTGTTGTG GAGATGATTTCATCGGAGCAGTAGCACGAGCAGGGTTAAGTCCGAATGTCACTGACAACCAACAGTGTGGCTTGCCCGCTACTGTGGAACAATCCCAACCTGGTGCCGTGATTACATTCATCTGTGACCCATCAATGACAGCCAAGTACGTCAGCTTGGATATTGCAAATGGTTACAGGGTTGACCTACACATCGCTGAGGTGACAGTTCAGCTCACAACAGGTCCAG aTTTACCTCTGATTGGATACCCAACTTCACAACACGCAACTCGTGGTGATCATTTACTTGCTTCCTCAGCAATTGACGGACAGATTAACATTTGGAGTGAAACAA AGAGTCAAATTAATCCCTGGTGGCGATTGGACTTAGGTGACGAACACCTCATTGGCAGAGTCAACGTTACGCCAAGAGCAGACTGCTGTG GAAACCGTTTCATTGGTGTGACTGTTCGTGCAGGAGTCAATTTGACCCATACTAAGAATCAACAATGTGGCTCACCGGCAACTGCGGAACAGTCTGTTGAAGGCGTCATGGTTGGTTTTAAGTGCGATCCACCAGCAAAAGCCAGGTATGTCAGCTTGGATATCAATGATCGGGGGAAGCTAGACATCGCTGAGGTGACGGTGGAAGAGTACAGCGCTGACGTTGGGAACT CCTTAACAACGATTCCTGTCGATCCTACTACAGAGGAAAGAGAAACCACTACAAAAG cCGTAACAACAATTACCGGTACTGTAGGAGCTGTTACAGCAGAAGAACAAATTCCCACAAAAG CCGTTACAACAGTTACCGGTACTGTAGCAGTTACTACAGTGGAAGGAGATACTCCAACAAAAG GCGTTACATCAGCCGTTCCAACTACTGCAGAAGTTACCGTAATTAGTCAAAGTCAAACAAAAG TCGTCGATTACCCCAAATCCAGGTCAGCAAACTTCAACCGCATATACAAAGGTAGCTCTATTGGGAACCCCGACCCTCTATCAACTGAAGTAGCTTGGAATCTCAAGAGGTGTGCCGCACGTTGCGTCGTACATGATCTGTGCTACATCTTTGACTTTGCACCGAGAACAGGCAGATGTCATCTCTACAAACTACTCGACAAGGTTATCCCAAAACATGACAGCGACTTTTACATCTATGAATTGGCGAAATGTCTCTCTGAGCTATCCATTTGTAAGAACTAA